GAAATCGATCATTTatcttatttaattataaagaaCAATGTCATGTGATCTAGCAAACAGGAAGGTTGACAACGGGATTGGAGGAACTTACAGCACACTGTCAGCTTCACGGACCCCTTGacattgattttattttatttatctatattaatatgaattagttttaattataaaccGCATTTGTAATAGTTATTTTGTTGCCGGTCCTTGATTTCTATCTAACGTACTttctacatatatattatacatgGATATTGTTGTCTCACGTCTGTATGTATGCAGCGCAGGGTCCATACACCAATAATTTATCAAATTGGTGTTCCAATTTATATGCATACGTGTATATTTTGTTCTTTCAATTTGTAAGAAACCATTGACTTGTCTGGGGTATTTCATATGGTTATCAAATACCAGGAGTTCCGTAATTTCTTCTTTCGGTGGTGGTCTGAGTTgtcaatattaaataataagatTGATGTCTATCATTTGGCCAAGCGGTATATATGCTTTGCTAGTATTCAATtatgtaaaactttttttaagacTAGACAGGATAGATCATATATTTCAATATACTGATAAATAAGAGCAACCACTTCGTAAAAATGGACTAACTAAATATATCAAAGTAATCcataatcatttatattttatatacatgataattatatagaaaaacgtatattatatatttcgaTGGACGAAAAGGAGAAATAATTGCCTTAGCGAAGAACATTAACCACAAATTCCAATCTCCACAACACGATAAAAACACATATATTAGTGACAATGGATTGCGTTAAGATATCCATATAAatttgatatacatatatatatgtatatatgtatgtcGTCCATTATTACAGGTTTTTTAAGATATACCAAATCAGCCTAAGTAAGAACGCATCAGCTTATCTTCATTCTGCAAAGGGAACATCGGAAACAAATAGTCTATGCATGTTCGTGAATTAGGATGATGAcgaatatctaaaaatatactGTGATTTACGTTACATTGTTATCTAGAGAAAGCATGCCAGCGAAAATTATGAATTTTCTAGGATATATATGGCATTTTTATCATCAGATATGACATGTTATAGAgtatgttatataatatatgattgtaACTAAAATATTTGGATGAATATTGTTGGACTTGTATGTAACGTGTTGAACATTGTATAAAACATTATCGTAGTTCCAGAAGCCTTTGCCCAAAGTACTTTCATCGTAAAATATTAGTGGAATCTGTTATAATTTAGAATCTCAAAAGGGCTATGTATACGTGAAACCCAGAGGGCAATCTCTGGTTGTCAGCGTGACATAAGCTGACCTCATTATCGACTGGCCTGAACGGACCTGCCTTCGCAATTTAAAACCTTCTCGGACTCTCTCAAGCCGAAAGCACGCAATGAGGATGGTGCCCTTGCAGTGGCGGAGATATAAACAATTGCTATAGGGGGTCGTGAAAAACAAGTTTGATACATTTTACGCAAAAAAACAAGTTTGATAAATAAACTTATACTAGTATACAACCATAGATGGGAAAAACAAGAAGATAATGGGTGCATTTAAAATATTGAACACAAATTAATTTGATCTTGATATTTcaccaaatttaaagaaatttaaacaaaatataaaatatagattaatTTCATAGGGGCCTTCATTACCCTCGCCGCTGTGGCCTTGGATAGTACAACACCAAAAAGAATACGTCGTTCAAACCTAACCTAACAAGCAAATTAGAGAATTAATGGGCGACTTAATTAGGTTGGTTGATGTCTGACGTAAAAAATTATCACGTCCCCCCGTTACTTTGTTTGAGTGGATGATTACGCTATAATTtcttaaaacgaattaaaaatgGAGTTGTTGTTTTAATAAAGTAGTCCTTTTCAATTTGCATATACAATGATTTctagtaaaaaaatatgtttgaagAGTTTTCACTTTACAGATGAAAAGATACAAAAAGGTGAGGAGGTAGATACCGActagaaataataataattgagagacaagaaaaatatagtaatgaatattaaaaagaaaatatagattttatgaAAATGCCGTCAAAAAGAGGAAGCAGGTTGAGTATGGTTTACGccagaaataataataaagaaaaggaGTTGTTCGTATCGTCTTCTACCTTATAAAAACACACCATCCTTGTTTCCCTCTACCTACACCgcactctctcttctttttcctgTCTCTCTCCTCTGTTTGTATCCATGGATAAGACTAATCTCGCTAAGAATGGTGTTTTGAGACTGCCACCTGGTTTCAGGTTTCATCCTACTGATGAGGAGCTTGTAGTTCAGTATCTCAAGAGAAAAGTCTTTTCTTCTCCATTACCAGCTTCCATCATCCCTGATGTCGATGTTTGCAGAGCTGATCCTTGGGACTTACCTGGTTGGTTTTCTGCTATAACTCATTAATTAGTTTCCACTTATTTCTCGAACCAGCGACCTTAAACTTATGCAAGACCGGTTACGAGCACAACCGGATAAAACATTCACAGCCTCTAAATTTGTAAAGACCTattatacatatgtttaatggtcttcaaattatcaaaatatttgattaagaTTAACATAAGTATATTTACAGCTTTTCAAATCTCAACTCAAAGCTTAAGACTTATGAAACcctctttctattttttctatatGCAGGCAACTTAGAAAAGGAGAGGTACTTCTTCAGCACAAGGGAAGCCAAGTACCCAAATGGGAACCGGTCCAATAGGGCAGCTGAGTCCGGTTATTGGAAAGCTACTGGTATTGATAAACGGGTTGTGACCTCTAGAGGAAACCAAATCGTTGGTTTAAAGAAAACTCTTGTCTTCTACAGAGGCAAGCCACCTCATGGCTCAAGAACCGATTGGATCATGCACGAATATCGGCTCTCTTCCTCT
The window above is part of the Brassica napus cultivar Da-Ae chromosome C3, Da-Ae, whole genome shotgun sequence genome. Proteins encoded here:
- the LOC106431895 gene encoding NAC domain-containing protein 83, whose amino-acid sequence is MDKTNLAKNGVLRLPPGFRFHPTDEELVVQYLKRKVFSSPLPASIIPDVDVCRADPWDLPGNLEKERYFFSTREAKYPNGNRSNRAAESGYWKATGIDKRVVTSRGNQIVGLKKTLVFYRGKPPHGSRTDWIMHEYRLSSSPPSSIGPTQNWVLCRIFLKKRAGDKNEDEGDSRNLRYNNDQLEIITTNQTEDKTKPIFFDFMRKERTTDLNLLPSSPSSGHASSGVTMEIFSSDEETSSCNSLRRNL